A region from the Microbacterium sp. NC79 genome encodes:
- a CDS encoding ABC transporter ATP-binding protein → MTPAVRATSLTKTFGSHTAVDGVSLTVNPGEVVAFLGPNGAGKTTTIDMLLGLSQPTSGSVELFGMTPRAAIARGLVSAVMQTGGLLGDVTVRDTMRMTASLFVGTISIDEAMARAGITDIATRRVQQCSGGQKQRLRFAMALVSDPALIVLDEPTTGMDVEGRQSFWQAIHADAKRGRTVVFATHYLEEADQYADRIVLIRQGQIVADGTTAEIKAMASGRRVEAELPGATQQQLAAIPAADDVTIRGNRIVIHTGDSDTVARYLLTQTAARDVAVTSQNLEQAFLRLTSAEN, encoded by the coding sequence ATGACACCCGCAGTGCGCGCCACGTCGCTGACGAAGACGTTCGGCTCACACACCGCCGTTGACGGCGTGAGCCTCACCGTCAACCCCGGCGAAGTCGTCGCATTCCTCGGCCCAAACGGTGCGGGTAAGACCACCACGATCGACATGCTGCTCGGCCTCAGCCAGCCCACCAGCGGTTCCGTCGAGCTGTTCGGCATGACTCCTCGCGCCGCCATCGCCAGGGGCCTTGTCTCCGCGGTCATGCAGACCGGCGGCCTGCTCGGCGATGTCACCGTTCGTGACACCATGCGTATGACCGCGTCACTCTTCGTCGGCACGATCAGTATCGACGAAGCGATGGCGCGCGCGGGCATCACCGACATCGCCACAAGGCGCGTGCAGCAGTGCTCGGGAGGTCAGAAGCAACGCCTCCGTTTTGCCATGGCCCTGGTGAGCGATCCTGCGCTGATCGTGCTTGACGAACCCACCACGGGAATGGACGTCGAAGGCCGTCAATCGTTTTGGCAGGCGATCCACGCCGACGCTAAGCGCGGCCGTACCGTCGTGTTCGCCACCCACTACCTCGAAGAGGCCGACCAATACGCCGATCGCATCGTGCTGATCCGCCAGGGTCAGATTGTGGCAGACGGAACCACGGCTGAGATTAAGGCGATGGCATCTGGCCGCCGCGTGGAGGCAGAGTTGCCTGGAGCAACGCAGCAGCAACTCGCCGCCATTCCGGCAGCCGATGACGTCACGATTCGCGGCAACCGTATTGTCATCCACACCGGCGACTCCGACACCGTCGCGCGCTATCTGCTCACGCAGACCGCGGCACGAGACGTGGCCGTCACCAGCCAGAACCTCGAGCAGGCGTTCCTGCGCCTGACCAGTGCGGAGAACTGA
- a CDS encoding ABC transporter permease — protein sequence MERIDVTNRNVPRYGGFTWTFFGLELKRLFRNYSVIIFTVVFPVAMLLLVALPLKNTSLTEVPVAKDGTSAALPIMISMAVYAALVGSTMTGVTVAYERGMGWSRQLRLTPLNPLIYILIKVGTGMVLSAIAVIITVIAGALLGITAPLPNVIAAGVLAWLTSLSMTSLGLAVGYAFPSQNAMRYMGPLLPVLAFMGGLFVPLAALPELVQLTAQFTPLWGIANLAQSAIIGVAPSVWAVPSLLFWFAAFTALAVLFFRRDTQRV from the coding sequence ATGGAACGCATCGACGTCACCAACCGCAACGTGCCCCGCTACGGCGGCTTCACCTGGACGTTCTTCGGCCTCGAGCTGAAGCGCCTCTTTCGCAACTACTCGGTCATCATCTTCACGGTCGTGTTCCCGGTGGCCATGCTGTTGCTGGTCGCCCTCCCCCTCAAGAACACGTCTCTCACCGAGGTTCCGGTTGCCAAAGACGGCACGTCAGCCGCACTCCCGATCATGATTTCGATGGCGGTGTATGCGGCGCTCGTCGGCTCCACGATGACGGGTGTGACCGTGGCTTACGAGCGCGGCATGGGGTGGTCGCGCCAACTGCGCCTCACGCCACTGAACCCCCTCATTTACATCCTGATTAAGGTAGGCACAGGCATGGTGCTCTCCGCAATCGCCGTCATCATCACGGTCATCGCGGGCGCTCTCCTCGGGATCACCGCACCGTTGCCGAATGTCATCGCTGCGGGTGTGTTGGCGTGGCTGACCTCGTTGTCGATGACGAGCCTCGGCCTGGCCGTGGGTTATGCGTTCCCTTCGCAAAACGCCATGCGATACATGGGCCCGCTGCTTCCTGTGCTTGCCTTCATGGGTGGCCTGTTTGTTCCGCTCGCCGCACTCCCCGAGCTTGTGCAGCTGACCGCGCAGTTCACACCGCTCTGGGGCATCGCGAATCTTGCGCAAAGCGCCATTATCGGTGTCGCCCCCAGCGTCTGGGCGGTTCCGAGTCTGCTGTTCTGGTTCGCCGCGTTTACCGCACTTGCCGTGCTGTTTTTCCGACGCGATACCCAGCGCGTCTGA